A stretch of Oncorhynchus mykiss isolate Arlee chromosome 14, USDA_OmykA_1.1, whole genome shotgun sequence DNA encodes these proteins:
- the c14hxorf65 gene encoding uncharacterized protein CXorf65 homolog isoform X1 has translation MFICIKHGGKAKVIKCIPLVSHLMFAVLETVFHTISLFSSYLLTDNEQFLANTNCPVVLLLQYMRAKMGLPETELVDLCDDRGALKLLFLSQQPQECASRLLPPRCSLTFCIVNRNPKDGAYISITPLVANPDPAFLETLQTQTDSLERARLRQLRSQEDRRATEAPSQTQPTQTAKGRGRAVHMDTPDDEPSNRRTGGRRSRN, from the exons ATGTTCATCTGTATTAAACATGGAGGTAAGGCCAAAGTTATAAAATGCATTCCGCTAGTGTCACATTTGATGTTTGCAGTGTTAGAAACTGTATTTCACACCATTTCTTTATTCTCATCCTATCTCCTCACAGACAATGAGCAGTTTCTGGCCAACACCAACTGCCCTGTGGTTCTCCTGCTGCAGTACATGAGAGCTAAGATGGGCCTGCCGGAGACAG AGCTGGTGGATCTGTGTGATGACCGTGGGGCTCTGAAGCTTCTCTTCCTGTCCCAGCAGCCTCAGGAGTGTGCCAGCCGACTACTTCCTCCCCGCTGCTCCCTCACATTCTGCATTGTGAATC GAAACCCAAAGGATGGTGCCTATATTTCCATCACCCCCTTAGTGGCCAACCCAGACCCtgcatttctgg AGACTCTGCAGACACAGACTGACAGCCTGGAGAGGGCTCGTCTCAGACAGCTCCGCTCTCAGGAGGACCGCAGAGCCACGGAGGCGCCCTCTCAGACCCAACCCACACAAACC GCTAAGGGCCGGGGTCGTGCGGTACATATGGACACCCCTGATGATGAACCCTCCAATCGCCGGACTGGAGGCAGGAGGAGCAGGAACTGA
- the c14hxorf65 gene encoding uncharacterized protein CXorf65 homolog isoform X2, with amino-acid sequence MFICIKHGDNEQFLANTNCPVVLLLQYMRAKMGLPETELVDLCDDRGALKLLFLSQQPQECASRLLPPRCSLTFCIVNRNPKDGAYISITPLVANPDPAFLETLQTQTDSLERARLRQLRSQEDRRATEAPSQTQPTQTAKGRGRAVHMDTPDDEPSNRRTGGRRSRN; translated from the exons ATGTTCATCTGTATTAAACATGGAG ACAATGAGCAGTTTCTGGCCAACACCAACTGCCCTGTGGTTCTCCTGCTGCAGTACATGAGAGCTAAGATGGGCCTGCCGGAGACAG AGCTGGTGGATCTGTGTGATGACCGTGGGGCTCTGAAGCTTCTCTTCCTGTCCCAGCAGCCTCAGGAGTGTGCCAGCCGACTACTTCCTCCCCGCTGCTCCCTCACATTCTGCATTGTGAATC GAAACCCAAAGGATGGTGCCTATATTTCCATCACCCCCTTAGTGGCCAACCCAGACCCtgcatttctgg AGACTCTGCAGACACAGACTGACAGCCTGGAGAGGGCTCGTCTCAGACAGCTCCGCTCTCAGGAGGACCGCAGAGCCACGGAGGCGCCCTCTCAGACCCAACCCACACAAACC GCTAAGGGCCGGGGTCGTGCGGTACATATGGACACCCCTGATGATGAACCCTCCAATCGCCGGACTGGAGGCAGGAGGAGCAGGAACTGA
- the LOC110488794 gene encoding ras-related protein Rap-2c, which translates to MKEYKVVVLGSGGVGKSALTVQFVTGTFIEKYDPTIEDFYRKEIEVDSSPSVLEILDTAGTEQFASMRDLYIKNGQGFILVYSLVNQQSFQDIRPMRDQIVRVKRFEKVPLILVGNKVDLESEREVAGADGRALAQEWGCPFIETSAKSKTMVDELFAEIVRQMNYATLPEKQEQCCTACVVQ; encoded by the exons ATGAAGGAGTACAAAGTGGTTGTGCTGGGAAGCGGCGGCGTCGGCAAGTCCGCGCTGACTGTCCAGTTTGTCACGGGCACATTCATCGAGAAATATGACCCTACAATTGAGGACTTCTATCGGAAAGAGATTGAAGTGGACTCGTCGCCTTCGGTGCTGGAGATCCTTGACACGGCAGGGACAGAACAGTTCGCCTCCATGAGGGACCTGTACATCAAGAACGGCCAAGGTTTCATACTTGTCTACAGTCTCGTCAATCAACAGTCATTTCAG GACATCAGGCCGATGCGAGACCAGATCGTGCGGGTCAAGCGCTTTGAGAAGGTGCCACTGATCCTGGTGGGGAACAAGGTGGACCTGGAGTCTGAGAGGGAGGTGGCGGGTGCAGACGGTCGGGCCCTGGCCCAGGAGTGGGGCTGCCCCTTCATCGAGACCTCAGCCAAGAGCAAGACCATGGTGGACGAGCTGTTTGCTGAGATCGTCCGTCAGATGAACTATGCCACGCTGCCAGAGAAACAGGAGCAGTGCTGCACGGCCTGTGTGGTGCAGTGA